From Virgibacillus ihumii, the proteins below share one genomic window:
- the lepB gene encoding signal peptidase I, with protein MAEETAKRKNQWIEWLKAILIAIILAFLLRSFVFATSIVEGESMEPTLESGETILFNKFVYLTGEPERGDIVIIDRPIKNYVKRVIALPGETIKFRNHELYINGEKYKQNFISEEAQNHTGNFGPIKVPENSYFVMGDNREVSLDSRNGLDFIKEENIIGRTEFIVFPVDEWATIK; from the coding sequence TTGGCTGAAGAGACTGCAAAGCGGAAGAACCAATGGATAGAATGGCTAAAAGCAATATTAATTGCCATCATCCTCGCTTTTCTCCTTCGATCATTTGTATTTGCAACATCCATTGTCGAGGGTGAAAGCATGGAACCTACCTTGGAAAGCGGAGAAACTATCCTGTTTAATAAATTTGTATATTTGACCGGCGAACCTGAACGTGGGGATATCGTCATTATTGACAGGCCGATTAAAAATTATGTGAAGCGGGTCATTGCGCTGCCAGGGGAAACAATAAAATTTAGAAATCATGAATTATACATTAACGGTGAAAAATACAAGCAGAATTTTATTTCTGAAGAGGCTCAGAACCATACTGGGAATTTCGGTCCGATTAAAGTACCGGAGAACAGTTATTTTGTGATGGGCGATAATCGTGAAGTGAGTCTAGACAGCAGAAATGGATTAGACTTTATCAAAGAAGAAAATATTATTGGCAGAACAGAATTTATTGTCTTCCCTGTAGACGAATGGGCGACAATAAAATAA
- a CDS encoding aspartyl-phosphate phosphatase Spo0E family protein yields the protein MCAADKLLNHIESLRKQMTDIAMQEGLSSKESVEISQELDKMLNQYNDIVQPVGRNQVK from the coding sequence ATGTGTGCCGCAGACAAGCTTCTTAACCATATTGAATCTCTGAGAAAACAAATGACAGACATTGCGATGCAAGAGGGTCTCTCAAGCAAAGAATCCGTTGAAATCAGTCAGGAATTGGACAAAATGTTAAATCAATATAATGATATAGTACAGCCTGTCGGTCGTAATCAAGTTAAATAA
- a CDS encoding aminotransferase A — protein MQPTLNTSVQNIEISGIRKFFNMVADEQNVTSLTIGQPDFHTPNHVKEAGKTALDQNKTMYTHNAGILDLRKAIASFYENNYGLSYNPESEIIVSTGASQAIDITFRTILNTGDEVILPAPIYPGYEPLVKLAGAKVVYADTTGDDFKLTKETLRKYITNKTKCVVLPYPSNPTGASFTEAELKELVSELQKHDIFVLADEIYSELVYDRKHISIGAFKGMRDRTIIINGLSKSHAMTGFRIGYALSPSWLAKEMLKVHQYNVSCASSISQFAALEALTNGLNDPSEMRDAYKTRRDFVYQRLQGMGLQVNLPDGAFYFFPQFKHTNVSSFELGLDLVRRGKVALVPGDAFSPLGEGYMRLSYAYDMETIKEGLNRLEAFLQHQL, from the coding sequence ATGCAGCCAACACTTAATACATCCGTACAAAACATTGAAATTTCAGGAATCAGAAAGTTTTTTAATATGGTTGCTGATGAACAGAATGTAACATCATTAACAATTGGCCAGCCGGATTTTCATACGCCGAACCATGTGAAGGAAGCCGGAAAAACCGCACTTGACCAAAATAAAACAATGTATACCCACAATGCAGGCATCCTTGATTTGCGCAAGGCAATTGCCAGCTTTTACGAAAACAACTATGGATTAAGCTATAATCCGGAATCGGAAATTATTGTTTCAACCGGAGCTTCACAGGCAATTGACATTACTTTCCGGACAATCCTGAATACCGGTGATGAAGTGATACTCCCAGCACCTATTTATCCGGGGTACGAACCGCTTGTCAAACTGGCGGGGGCAAAAGTTGTTTATGCAGATACAACAGGTGATGACTTTAAACTGACAAAAGAAACATTGCGTAAATATATAACCAATAAAACGAAATGTGTTGTCCTCCCCTACCCGTCTAATCCAACAGGTGCCTCTTTTACGGAGGCTGAATTGAAGGAACTTGTTTCGGAGTTGCAAAAGCATGACATTTTTGTTTTGGCTGATGAAATTTACAGTGAACTGGTATACGACCGGAAACACATATCGATTGGGGCTTTTAAAGGAATGCGGGATAGAACGATTATCATTAATGGTCTGTCCAAATCTCATGCAATGACTGGATTTCGAATCGGTTACGCGCTGTCACCTTCCTGGCTTGCAAAAGAAATGCTGAAGGTTCACCAATACAATGTATCCTGTGCATCGTCCATCAGCCAATTTGCAGCACTTGAAGCATTAACAAATGGACTGAATGACCCATCTGAAATGCGTGATGCGTACAAAACAAGACGCGACTTTGTTTATCAGCGATTGCAAGGAATGGGGTTACAAGTAAATCTCCCTGACGGAGCATTTTACTTCTTCCCTCAATTTAAACATACAAATGTATCTTCATTTGAGCTGGGACTGGATCTGGTTCGGCGAGGTAAAGTAGCACTTGTTCCGGGAGATGCCTTTTCACCGCTCGGCGAGGGATATATGCGTTTATCGTATGCATATGACATGGAAACTATTAAGGAAGGTTTGAATCGATTGGAAGCTTTTTTGCAGCATCAGCTGTAA
- a CDS encoding FbpB family small basic protein — protein sequence MRPKYQRFEELVKQNKQELLEDEKQLKQIELRLEKKREKNSKEKKHFTS from the coding sequence ATGCGCCCAAAATATCAACGTTTTGAAGAACTTGTAAAACAAAACAAACAAGAGCTTTTGGAAGATGAAAAGCAATTAAAACAAATCGAACTTCGGCTTGAGAAAAAGCGGGAGAAAAACTCCAAAGAGAAGAAACACTTTACTTCATGA
- a CDS encoding DMT family transporter has product MQKAFIYIIIGAALWGTIGWYVKHLYAHGFTPMEVVTLRVWMAAAILVIYLLIKSPKKLRLDSLTDIKYFIGTGIFSIIFFNYCMFTAINLSTIPVATALLYTGPAFVTILSFFLFKESLTRIKIFALLLTLFGTALVVGLIPLNPEVLHLASLLFGIGSGFGYALYSIFSKFALAKYNSLTITTFTFMVAAIALIPFFPYQEKFHLLLKPDIMFYAFGLGFLPTAIAYIVYTLGLQRTEASKASILTTIEPVVAALIGIFIFHEPFSFIQMTGMICIIGAVIMIQAFSRQKKITAR; this is encoded by the coding sequence TTGCAAAAAGCATTTATTTATATCATCATAGGTGCCGCTTTATGGGGGACCATCGGCTGGTACGTCAAACATCTGTATGCACATGGATTTACACCGATGGAGGTTGTAACACTGAGGGTATGGATGGCTGCAGCTATTCTCGTTATCTATTTATTGATTAAATCACCAAAAAAACTGCGGCTTGATTCATTAACCGACATTAAATATTTTATCGGGACAGGGATTTTCAGCATTATTTTCTTCAATTATTGCATGTTTACTGCCATCAATCTGTCTACAATTCCGGTTGCAACTGCATTGCTTTATACTGGTCCCGCCTTTGTGACCATTTTATCGTTTTTTCTTTTTAAAGAATCCCTTACACGAATAAAAATTTTCGCGCTTCTACTAACTTTGTTTGGAACAGCTCTTGTTGTCGGGCTTATTCCGTTGAATCCGGAAGTACTTCACCTGGCAAGTCTGCTGTTCGGGATTGGTTCCGGATTTGGTTATGCGTTGTACAGTATTTTCAGCAAATTCGCTCTTGCCAAGTACAACAGTTTAACGATTACTACATTTACTTTTATGGTAGCGGCAATCGCACTCATACCCTTTTTCCCGTACCAGGAAAAATTTCATCTGCTGCTGAAACCAGATATTATGTTTTATGCTTTTGGACTGGGATTTCTCCCCACAGCAATCGCCTACATCGTTTATACTTTGGGCCTGCAGCGGACTGAAGCGTCGAAAGCATCCATTTTGACCACGATTGAACCGGTTGTCGCCGCTTTAATCGGAATATTTATTTTCCATGAGCCGTTCTCGTTTATTCAAATGACGGGAATGATCTGCATTATTGGGGCAGTTATTATGATTCAGGCTTTTTCCAGACAGAAAAAAATAACTGCCAGGTAA
- a CDS encoding YkyB family protein codes for MNTKDTIPVHELAQALYSINRHAKTAPEPGHLYHIKKETINRLLKEKRAEKVGLHFSDHPKFSNQHSTLLVKVDNYYFHIPPIKDDFKELSHLGKLDQSYRNPQSKMSLSQAKKIVYSYIDWQPPKKKPKTVSRKKYASSYFTPSSLGKMEWPPTKTYRSR; via the coding sequence GTGAACACTAAGGATACAATTCCAGTACATGAACTGGCACAAGCATTATATTCGATAAACCGGCACGCAAAAACGGCACCGGAACCCGGGCATCTCTACCATATTAAGAAAGAGACAATAAACCGGCTGCTGAAGGAAAAACGCGCCGAAAAAGTTGGACTGCACTTTTCGGATCATCCAAAATTCAGTAACCAGCATTCAACATTGCTTGTAAAAGTGGATAATTACTATTTTCATATCCCCCCAATTAAAGATGACTTCAAAGAACTCAGCCATCTTGGTAAGCTTGATCAGAGCTACCGCAATCCCCAGTCAAAAATGTCACTGTCACAGGCCAAAAAAATAGTGTACAGCTACATCGACTGGCAGCCTCCCAAAAAGAAGCCAAAAACCGTTTCACGAAAGAAATATGCCTCTTCCTATTTTACACCGTCTTCTCTTGGGAAAATGGAATGGCCCCCAACAAAAACATATCGAAGCCGCTAA
- a CDS encoding SCO family protein, with translation MSGIKLVLPILIIVILLSACGSKYEGDFSFEIQDFTFADHNGEKLSLNDLKGEFWVADFIFTNCTTVCPPMTANMSKLQDQLKEAGLDNVQLVSFSVDPKHDTHKIMKEYVKSRGGTLDNWHLLTDYKFEEIKEFSVKSFKSPVEKVADSNQVLHSTSFFVVTPEGNAIKKFDGRKAANMEKIVEYIQSIQ, from the coding sequence ATGTCAGGAATTAAACTGGTTTTGCCGATACTTATAATTGTCATCTTGCTATCTGCCTGCGGTAGCAAGTACGAGGGGGACTTCTCATTTGAAATTCAGGACTTCACGTTTGCCGATCACAATGGGGAAAAACTGTCCCTCAATGATCTGAAGGGTGAATTTTGGGTGGCAGATTTTATTTTTACAAATTGTACCACAGTTTGCCCGCCGATGACTGCCAATATGTCAAAATTGCAGGATCAGTTAAAAGAAGCAGGACTTGACAATGTTCAGCTTGTATCATTCAGTGTCGATCCCAAGCACGATACACACAAAATCATGAAAGAGTACGTTAAATCACGCGGTGGCACACTGGACAACTGGCATTTACTAACCGATTATAAATTTGAAGAGATTAAAGAGTTTTCCGTAAAGTCCTTTAAATCGCCAGTTGAAAAAGTTGCTGATTCCAATCAGGTTCTACATTCAACCAGTTTTTTCGTTGTCACACCGGAAGGAAATGCGATTAAAAAGTTTGATGGAAGAAAAGCTGCCAATATGGAAAAGATAGTCGAATATATACAATCCATTCAGTAA
- a CDS encoding metallophosphoesterase, whose product MNRRTFLKKSVGSLLALVGLSGGTYFYAREIETGMLELKRDVISSKKIPDSFNQFKIIQFSDTHIGFHYSLEQLDELVNTINNEKPDLIVFTGDLVDQANTYNWSENLVIALKKLQANHGKYWIYGNHDHGGYGTDVVKNAMDKADFQLLKNSHATIRIADREIILAGIDDVMLGNPDLRKTLVAANPDLFTILLAHEPDYADRVTQYPVDVQLSGHSHGGQVRLPFIGDLYTPLYAEKYVQGRHSLNDGKLILYVSKGIGTTRVPYRFLCKPEINIFTLET is encoded by the coding sequence ATGAACAGACGCACGTTTTTGAAGAAATCAGTCGGAAGTCTGCTCGCACTTGTTGGATTGAGCGGGGGGACATATTTTTATGCTCGGGAAATAGAGACCGGGATGCTTGAATTAAAAAGGGATGTTATATCCTCCAAAAAAATTCCGGATTCATTCAACCAATTTAAAATTATACAGTTTTCCGATACACATATTGGCTTTCATTATTCGTTGGAACAGTTAGATGAGCTCGTTAATACGATTAATAATGAAAAGCCTGATTTGATTGTCTTTACAGGTGACCTTGTTGATCAGGCGAATACGTATAACTGGAGCGAAAATTTGGTCATAGCATTAAAAAAGCTCCAGGCAAATCATGGGAAATACTGGATATACGGCAACCATGATCATGGTGGTTATGGAACAGATGTCGTTAAAAATGCAATGGATAAAGCTGATTTTCAACTGTTGAAAAACAGTCATGCAACCATCCGGATCGCTGATCGGGAAATTATTCTCGCTGGAATTGATGATGTCATGCTCGGGAACCCAGACCTTCGTAAAACGCTCGTTGCCGCCAACCCCGACTTATTCACAATTCTGCTGGCACATGAGCCGGATTATGCCGATCGCGTAACCCAGTACCCAGTGGATGTACAGCTGTCAGGTCACAGTCATGGAGGACAGGTACGACTACCATTTATCGGAGATTTGTACACTCCGTTATACGCAGAAAAATACGTTCAAGGCAGACATTCGCTCAACGATGGAAAGTTAATACTATACGTCAGTAAAGGAATCGGTACAACAAGGGTTCCCTACCGTTTTCTGTGCAAACCGGAAATTAATATCTTCACCCTTGAAACGTAG
- the fadH gene encoding 2,4-dienoyl-CoA reductase, giving the protein MKNKTVIVTGSTSGMGKYMAEKFAAEGANVVLTGRSEEKLAAAKENLEQMSQGSLYTVSMDVRKPEDVERMVKQTIDHFGSIDFLVNNAAGNFIVPAEELSVNGWNSVIDIVLNGTFYCSREIGKYWIDNGMKGSIINMVATYAWNAGAGVIHSSAAKAGVLNLTRTLAVEWGSKYGIRVNAIAPGPIERTGGADKLFESEKAAKRTLESVPLKRLGTPEEIAGLASFLFSEQAAYINGEVITMDGGQWLNKFPF; this is encoded by the coding sequence ATGAAAAACAAAACGGTAATCGTTACGGGAAGTACAAGTGGAATGGGTAAATATATGGCAGAAAAATTTGCTGCTGAAGGCGCGAATGTGGTTTTGACCGGACGGAGTGAGGAAAAGCTGGCAGCAGCGAAAGAAAATTTGGAGCAAATGTCTCAAGGCAGTCTGTATACAGTTTCCATGGATGTTCGGAAACCGGAGGATGTTGAACGGATGGTGAAGCAGACAATTGATCATTTTGGAAGTATCGATTTCCTGGTCAATAATGCAGCTGGAAACTTTATTGTCCCGGCCGAGGAACTTTCCGTTAATGGCTGGAATTCAGTTATTGATATTGTATTGAATGGAACGTTTTATTGCAGCCGGGAGATCGGAAAATACTGGATTGATAATGGAATGAAAGGTTCTATTATTAATATGGTAGCTACATATGCATGGAATGCCGGTGCGGGAGTTATTCATTCATCAGCTGCAAAGGCAGGTGTGTTAAACTTGACCCGCACATTAGCTGTTGAATGGGGATCTAAATATGGAATCCGCGTAAATGCCATAGCTCCGGGACCGATTGAACGGACCGGTGGCGCCGATAAGTTGTTTGAATCTGAAAAAGCAGCAAAACGAACACTGGAATCCGTACCACTGAAACGATTGGGTACTCCTGAGGAAATTGCCGGGCTGGCTTCCTTTCTGTTTTCAGAGCAGGCAGCTTACATAAATGGCGAGGTCATCACAATGGATGGCGGTCAATGGCTGAATAAATTTCCATTTTAG
- the cbpB gene encoding cyclic-di-AMP-binding protein CbpB: MSTLKDKPVTDLVVEDVMISSEKVAHVQLNNPLEHALLVLVKSGYSAVPVLDESYKLVGTIGKTLILNETLGLERFEIEKLSEMRVHEVMNTQIPSLTKEDSILMGLKEVINFPFVCVSDQNGYFDGILTRRAILKQMQRYIYTSGNKAMY; the protein is encoded by the coding sequence ATGAGTACATTAAAGGATAAACCAGTAACTGACTTGGTAGTTGAAGATGTAATGATCTCATCTGAAAAGGTAGCCCATGTCCAGTTGAACAATCCTTTGGAACATGCGTTACTTGTACTGGTAAAATCAGGATATTCTGCTGTTCCGGTGCTGGATGAATCCTATAAGCTGGTTGGAACAATTGGAAAAACGTTAATTTTAAATGAAACTTTGGGTCTGGAACGATTTGAAATTGAAAAGCTTTCTGAAATGCGGGTACATGAAGTGATGAATACACAAATACCTTCACTTACTAAAGAAGATTCTATTTTGATGGGATTGAAAGAGGTTATTAATTTCCCTTTTGTTTGTGTTTCCGATCAGAATGGCTATTTTGATGGAATTCTGACCAGGCGTGCCATTCTGAAGCAAATGCAGCGTTATATTTATACATCCGGAAACAAAGCCATGTATTAA
- a CDS encoding MDR family MFS transporter, with amino-acid sequence MGKHMTKKMKTNRPLVLASVMLGMFLAAIEATIVATAMPSIAADLGGFSLYSWVFSAYLLTNAATVLIFGKLSDIFGRKPIFVTGIFIFLTGSTLSGFSSSMEMLIVCRFVQGVGAGALMPIATTIIGDIYSKEERAKIQGYLSSVWGISAVTGPLLGGLFVEALSWRYVFWMNIPLGVLAMIGIVFFLHENIDKKERSIDFLGSIWIMIAITSLMFILVEGGVGIAWNSAPMYCLVGFAAGGFLLFYFQERRAKDPMMPFEIWKYRIIGFANLASLTAGMILIGVSSYLPAFVQGVMGYSPTVAGFTLTTMSIGWPLAAVAGGRLLLVIGYRSTSILGCSSLIIGGIVFFMLSPENGPVWAATGSFFIGIGMGLTNTSFIVGIQNAVGWETRGIATAANMFMRTVGSALGAALLGGLLNSQIQHYIVTNGYGDRVSVDTANNLLDPGQNMSLPDDIQSVLQAGLTTGLHAVYTGLLVLAVISLLLVLFLPKKKQE; translated from the coding sequence ATGGGAAAACATATGACAAAGAAAATGAAAACCAACCGCCCGCTTGTTCTTGCCTCGGTTATGCTGGGGATGTTTCTGGCGGCAATTGAAGCAACCATTGTAGCGACGGCCATGCCAAGTATTGCAGCTGATCTTGGCGGTTTCTCACTGTACAGTTGGGTATTTTCCGCTTATTTGCTGACAAACGCTGCGACCGTGCTTATTTTTGGTAAATTGTCCGATATTTTTGGAAGAAAGCCAATATTTGTTACAGGTATTTTTATTTTTTTAACCGGCTCGACGTTATCCGGGTTCAGTTCATCGATGGAAATGCTGATTGTATGCAGGTTTGTACAAGGTGTTGGTGCAGGTGCGCTGATGCCAATCGCAACGACGATTATCGGTGATATATACAGTAAAGAAGAGCGAGCGAAAATTCAAGGATATCTGTCGAGTGTGTGGGGAATATCCGCCGTAACCGGTCCACTATTAGGCGGCCTATTTGTCGAGGCGCTCAGTTGGCGTTACGTTTTTTGGATGAATATCCCGCTTGGCGTACTTGCCATGATCGGGATTGTGTTCTTTTTGCATGAAAACATCGACAAAAAGGAACGATCGATTGATTTCCTTGGCTCTATTTGGATAATGATCGCCATCACGTCCCTGATGTTTATCCTGGTTGAGGGTGGGGTTGGAATTGCCTGGAACTCGGCTCCAATGTATTGCCTTGTTGGTTTTGCTGCAGGAGGATTTCTTCTTTTTTATTTCCAGGAGCGACGGGCAAAGGATCCGATGATGCCTTTTGAAATTTGGAAATACCGTATCATCGGTTTTGCAAATTTGGCATCTTTGACAGCGGGAATGATTTTAATTGGTGTTTCCAGTTATCTTCCTGCATTTGTACAAGGTGTGATGGGTTATTCGCCAACTGTTGCAGGTTTTACGTTAACGACCATGTCGATCGGATGGCCGCTGGCAGCTGTTGCTGGTGGAAGGTTGCTGTTGGTAATCGGGTACAGGTCAACGTCCATACTCGGCTGCAGCTCCCTGATTATCGGTGGTATCGTGTTTTTTATGCTTTCACCTGAAAATGGCCCGGTATGGGCGGCAACAGGATCTTTTTTCATCGGAATCGGGATGGGGTTAACCAATACATCGTTTATCGTTGGAATACAAAATGCTGTCGGCTGGGAAACACGCGGAATAGCTACTGCTGCCAATATGTTTATGCGCACGGTTGGCAGTGCGCTCGGTGCTGCATTGTTGGGCGGCTTGTTAAATAGTCAAATTCAGCACTATATCGTGACTAATGGGTATGGTGACCGTGTTTCAGTTGACACAGCAAACAATTTATTGGATCCCGGTCAGAATATGTCATTGCCCGATGATATTCAAAGCGTATTGCAGGCGGGGCTTACGACCGGGTTGCATGCGGTATATACCGGGCTTTTGGTACTCGCGGTAATCAGCTTGCTTCTTGTATTATTTTTACCGAAAAAGAAGCAGGAATAG
- the dapD gene encoding 2,3,4,5-tetrahydropyridine-2,6-dicarboxylate N-acetyltransferase, with amino-acid sequence MKMMDANEIISFISNSEKSTPVKVYIKGNALNSLQYGGKVQSFVEQNSGVLFGEWKEIQSVLNENKDSITDYVLENDRRNSAIPLLDLKDVNARIEPGAVIRDQVEIGDGAVIMMGSMINIGSVVGAGTMIDMNVVLGGRATVGKNCHIGAGTVLAGVIEPPSAQPVVIEDGVVIGANAVILEGVTVGKGSIVAAGSIVTKDVAPNTLVAGTPAKVLKEIDDSTKSKTEIKQELRKLDN; translated from the coding sequence GTGAAAATGATGGATGCAAATGAAATTATCAGCTTTATTTCAAACAGTGAAAAAAGTACACCTGTTAAGGTTTATATTAAAGGAAATGCGTTAAATTCCTTGCAGTACGGGGGAAAAGTTCAATCTTTTGTTGAACAGAACAGTGGTGTATTGTTCGGTGAGTGGAAAGAAATTCAATCGGTATTGAATGAAAATAAAGATTCCATTACAGACTATGTACTGGAAAACGACCGCAGAAATTCAGCGATACCGTTACTGGACTTGAAGGATGTAAATGCACGGATTGAGCCTGGTGCCGTGATTCGTGACCAGGTGGAAATTGGTGATGGTGCCGTTATAATGATGGGATCGATGATTAATATTGGATCCGTTGTCGGTGCTGGAACAATGATTGACATGAATGTTGTGCTTGGAGGCAGGGCCACTGTGGGGAAAAATTGCCACATTGGAGCTGGAACGGTGCTTGCTGGCGTTATCGAGCCGCCTTCTGCTCAGCCGGTAGTAATTGAGGATGGAGTTGTTATAGGTGCAAACGCTGTTATTCTTGAAGGTGTGACAGTTGGTAAAGGTTCAATCGTTGCGGCTGGTTCGATTGTTACGAAAGATGTTGCACCGAATACACTGGTTGCCGGCACGCCTGCAAAGGTACTGAAAGAAATTGATGACAGTACAAAATCAAAAACGGAAATCAAACAGGAATTACGTAAATTGGATAACTAA
- a CDS encoding N-acetyldiaminopimelate deacetylase, with amino-acid sequence MNLQTIRRELHQIPELGFQEEKTHRYLLDRLEELDADKMEIKTWKTGILVKVKGNNPSKTIGFRCDIDGLPITEETCYEFKSTHDGRMHACGHDFHMTIALGSLKSIVDKPVEDDVVFLFQPAEEGPGGALPMMQSEAFCDWKPDVIFALHIAPELPVGTVSSRAGLLFANTSELFLDFKGKGGHAAYPHLTRDMTVAASSFVVELQQIVSRALDPLESAVVTIGKMESGFVQNAIAETARLEGTIRTLQPGAIDVVRQKLERLVKGFEISHECKIDIDYGSNYYQVYNEKEYTDLFQKAINETDLHFQEAGPAMTGEDFGYMLKEIPGFMFWLGVNSPYGLHSSKLHPDERALISGVKAVVSTINTLTQQ; translated from the coding sequence ATGAATTTACAAACAATCAGAAGAGAGTTGCATCAAATTCCCGAGTTGGGGTTTCAGGAAGAAAAAACACACCGCTATTTATTGGACAGACTTGAAGAGCTTGATGCCGACAAAATGGAAATCAAAACCTGGAAGACTGGAATACTGGTAAAAGTGAAGGGAAATAATCCATCTAAGACAATTGGATTCCGCTGTGATATCGATGGGTTACCAATCACTGAGGAAACCTGCTATGAATTTAAATCTACACATGATGGACGGATGCATGCCTGTGGACATGATTTTCACATGACGATTGCACTGGGTTCGCTGAAATCCATTGTGGATAAACCAGTCGAAGATGACGTTGTTTTTCTTTTTCAGCCTGCTGAGGAAGGCCCGGGTGGTGCACTTCCAATGATGCAATCCGAAGCATTCTGTGATTGGAAACCGGACGTTATTTTTGCGCTGCATATTGCCCCCGAATTGCCGGTCGGAACCGTGTCCAGCCGTGCGGGGCTGCTGTTTGCCAATACAAGTGAGCTGTTTCTTGATTTTAAAGGAAAGGGCGGTCATGCAGCTTATCCACATCTGACAAGAGATATGACCGTGGCTGCCAGCAGTTTTGTGGTGGAGTTGCAGCAAATTGTATCAAGAGCTCTTGATCCACTTGAAAGTGCTGTTGTAACGATTGGCAAAATGGAAAGCGGATTTGTTCAGAATGCTATTGCGGAAACGGCAAGACTTGAAGGAACAATCCGCACACTGCAGCCGGGAGCAATTGATGTCGTACGGCAAAAGCTGGAACGTCTCGTAAAAGGATTTGAAATCTCACATGAATGTAAAATAGACATTGATTATGGTTCGAACTATTATCAGGTTTATAATGAGAAAGAATATACGGATCTTTTTCAGAAAGCAATCAACGAAACAGATTTGCACTTTCAGGAGGCAGGCCCGGCCATGACGGGTGAGGATTTCGGCTATATGCTGAAAGAAATTCCCGGCTTCATGTTCTGGCTTGGTGTAAACTCACCGTATGGATTGCACAGCTCTAAGCTGCATCCGGATGAACGTGCACTAATTAGCGGTGTGAAAGCTGTTGTTTCAACAATAAATACGCTAACCCAACAATAA
- a CDS encoding YkuS family protein yields MARIGVEDSLTDVKEALMEMGHDVVDLHSEDDTEYCDCCVITGLDKNVMGMSDASIAGAVINAEGMSTESVCQMVNDKLHHEQ; encoded by the coding sequence GTGGCACGAATTGGTGTTGAAGACAGCTTAACGGATGTAAAGGAAGCCTTGATGGAAATGGGTCATGATGTAGTGGATTTGCACTCGGAAGATGACACCGAATATTGTGACTGCTGTGTTATTACAGGCTTGGATAAAAACGTGATGGGAATGTCCGACGCAAGCATTGCCGGTGCGGTAATTAATGCGGAAGGAATGAGTACCGAATCAGTCTGCCAGATGGTCAATGATAAATTGCATCATGAACAGTAA
- the tnpA gene encoding IS200/IS605 family transposase, which translates to MKDKNSLAHTQWRCKYHLVFAPKYRRQIIYGKYKKSIGEIIRELCERKNVEIHEANACKDHIHMLVSIPPKLGVSQFMGYLKGKSSLMIFDRHANLKYRYGNRKFWCRGFFVDTVGRNRNQIQEYIRNQLREDYMSDQLTLFEEYDPFTGKKNKKK; encoded by the coding sequence ATGAAGGACAAGAATAGTTTAGCACATACCCAGTGGAGATGTAAGTATCATCTTGTTTTTGCACCAAAATATAGAAGGCAAATTATATATGGAAAATATAAAAAAAGTATAGGAGAAATAATAAGGGAGCTTTGCGAAAGAAAAAATGTTGAAATCCATGAAGCAAATGCATGCAAAGATCACATTCATATGTTAGTCAGTATACCACCAAAGTTGGGTGTGTCCCAATTTATGGGATATTTAAAAGGGAAAAGTAGTTTAATGATTTTTGACCGTCACGCCAATTTAAAATATAGATATGGCAACCGCAAATTCTGGTGTCGAGGCTTCTTTGTAGATACGGTGGGAAGGAATAGAAATCAAATTCAAGAATATATACGGAATCAGCTCAGAGAAGACTATATGAGCGACCAGTTAACTTTATTTGAAGAATACGACCCTTTCACGGGGAAGAAAAATAAAAAGAAATAA